Genomic window (Chloroflexaceae bacterium):
GTGGCCGGTGTTTAATCTGGCCGACAGCGCAGTGACCATCGGGGTAACCATGCTCGCAGGCTATCTGATCTTCATCGGCGACGAACCTGCCCCGGCCCCTCTTCCGCCTCCCCGCGATGACCGGTTGTTGAGCGAGTTGCTCAGCCGCGATCTCGAATAACCGCGTATCAGCCCTGCCGCGCCGCCCGCTCCACGATAGCATGAGCGAAGAAGAGACCATTACCCTGTACAGCGCGCCCGACGATGCCGGGGACCGGCTCGATCGCTTCGTCGCGCGCGCTGCGCCTGGTCTCTCGCGGTCATACGTGCAGCAGTTGATCGCTGAAGGACGGGTGACCGTCAACGGGCGCATCGCCCGCGCCAGTCACCTCCTCCGCGGCGGCGAGCGCATCCTGGTCACGGTGCCGCCGCCCCAGCCCACTACCCTCGAACCGGAGGCCATCCCGCTCAAAATCGTCTACGAAGATGCGGACGTTGTGGTAGTTGACAAGCCCGCCGGCATGGTGGTCCATCCAGCGCCTGGCCACGTCAGTGGCACCCTGGCCAACGCGCTGCTGGCGCGCTATCCCGAAATGCGGCTCAACGGCGGCATCCGGCCCGGCATTGTGCACCGGCTCGATCAGGACACCTCCGGGCTGCTGGTGGTGGCGCGCAACGACCGGGCAATGCAGATGCTCACCGAGCAGCAACGGGCGCGTACCATGCTCAAGCTCTACCTGACGGTCGTTGAAGGGCATTTCAAAGAGCCGGAGGGCACGATTGACGCGCCGATCGGCCGGCACCCGACCGACCGGTTGCGCATGACGGTCACCCCCGGCGGGCGTCCGGCGCGCACCCACTACCGGGTGCTGGAGGAACTGGGCAAGTATTCGCTGCTCGAGGCGCGACTGGAGACGGGCCGCACGCACCAGATCCGCGTCCATATGCTGCATCGCAACAAGCCGGTGCTCGGCGATCCAACCTACGGCGGGCGCAAGCCCCGCCCGACCTTTGGCCTCACCCGCCAGTTCCTGCATGCCCACCGCCTCGGCTTCTATCACCCCGCTGATGGGACGTGGCGCGAATTCGTCTCTC
Coding sequences:
- a CDS encoding RluA family pseudouridine synthase encodes the protein MSEEETITLYSAPDDAGDRLDRFVARAAPGLSRSYVQQLIAEGRVTVNGRIARASHLLRGGERILVTVPPPQPTTLEPEAIPLKIVYEDADVVVVDKPAGMVVHPAPGHVSGTLANALLARYPEMRLNGGIRPGIVHRLDQDTSGLLVVARNDRAMQMLTEQQRARTMLKLYLTVVEGHFKEPEGTIDAPIGRHPTDRLRMTVTPGGRPARTHYRVLEELGKYSLLEARLETGRTHQIRVHMLHRNKPVLGDPTYGGRKPRPTFGLTRQFLHAHRLGFYHPADGTWREFVSPLPPDLEAALERLRAAARTAGAWPAG